The window aatcaggaggctgaagcaggaggatcaggagtttcaGGCCTGGGCTATCataacaaaacttttttttttttttccaaaaagggagaatgagagaagagaaagagggaatgaATATAAATCGTGCCCTGGGCATCAAGACACTTGCTCTGGGTCGTAGGCACAGTGAAGGTAGGGGTCAGCATTTTACTTCAGGTCTACCTGCTTTCCTAGGCATCAGTTCTGCTTCCAGACTCAAATGCAGACACCTTGTAAATGTCTGAGTCCAAGCAATACCCTGGGGAAGTCTGGGCTTGAGTGGAAGGTGGAGGGCTCCAAGGGTAGAAAGAATGCTAACGTATGGCAAAGGGGACCAGGTCATCAGAGGAGCAGTCTCTGGGAAGACTTTAAGCAGATCTCAAGATCCCCGTATCCACCCCCACCTTTCTCACAGTGGGTACTAGGGATCCAAATCCAggctcacatgtgtgtgcaacAAACACTATAcccacccagccatctctccagtccccttggtggtttcatttacttatttttaattagagaCAATGTCTTACGCAGCCCAGGGCTCTTCCTGTGTGCACACCCTCAATGCTGGAATTATAAACGTGACACCAAATTGTTTACGCAGCACAAAGGATTGGACCCTGGGTTTTGTGCACACTAGGCAAATACTCTGCCTACGGAGAAGCTTCATCTCCACCCCGAGTTTCTCATTTTAAGTGAATATTTATTCAACAAcatgataggtgatagatagatagatagatagatagatgaaagaggatagatagatcatagagatagatagatggatgataaatagatagatgatagatgatagatagatagatgaaagatagaggatagatagatcatagatatagatagatagatagatagatagatagatagatagatagatagatagatagatgatagatagagcgTCCCATCTCTCTTCAAACAATTGAGTGTGCACCTTGTGGGCCTGATTTAGAAACTTTTTGAGGAAAACAATCAATGGTCAGTTTCCAGAGAAAACTGGATACTTTGCAGGCCAGTGACTCTCCTGCTGTTTACAGATGGCACTTCCAAGACTGGCCTCAGCAGCCTCTTGTCCCAAGGTTCCAGGGAGAAAGAAAACTTTACCGTGACGCAGGAGAGAGGAAGGCCCATTGCCATGTCTACGGCAATGAGGGTTCTCCAACATCACCGAATCGATCACTTTCCCTCCACCTCTGAGTGGGAGGGACACTGGGGTCCCATGTGAGTAGCACTCTGCCATGAATGGGCAGGAGACCACCTGAATCTCCCACCGTCAGAGTCCTGTGGGGAAGCCAAGGGCTCTGGAGAGCAGCACTGCTCAACATCGGTTCTGCCTTTGGATAGCACACTACAGTCACTTTGTGGGCCAATGATGCAGACTTTGTGATGGAAAAGTAACTGACAGACTCCGGGGCCCCAGAAATGGGTGTCACTGTGTCTCTACCAAAGGTGTCCGTGGAGACTGGAATCTTGGCTCAAGCAGCTCTATCTTACTCGAACTCCCCAGCAGATAGTTTGTAAGTGTCCCGTGCACGATGGCCTTTCTACCCTGggattgcatgtgtgtgcacaaggcCCGACCTTCAGTGCAGTGAAAACCTGTACCTAAAGGCAGATTAATGCAAAACTCACTCTTTCCGCAGCATTAACTGAGACAGCACAGGTCAGTATGCAAACTCCACATGCCAGGTAGCATTCTGGTAAGCTGTCCCTGGAATGAGGCTGACAAAAGACTTGGTCTCACATATCCGGTCACAGTAGCAGCCAGAATTACAGATGGCCCCAGCCTCACACAAGCCTACACTAGTGTCCAGTCCGTCTGTGGTACTCAAGACCCCACCCAATGTGCTGCCCATCTGAACCCAGAGCAGAGAGCCAAGCAGATCATCTGCAGGGCCTTGCCTTCTCTGAACAGAAGCAGGGCTGCTACATAGCTACCTTTATCTCCACAGTCCTTATCAAACTAGGGAAAATCACTCACACGGTGGTTTCCAAAATGAACCCTGTCTTTGACAGTCTGGATGCCAGTGATGATATGGATATGCGACCAAGGGAAACtataaacaaatcagtagactagAAACTCGAGGCTTTGGAGGCCTCCCCTCCAAAGGGACACTGCCTCAAACCCCACTTCCCATGAAAGCCAGCCTTTATCTCCCTCCATCTACTCCTGGTAACCTCAAATCCCTCTGGAGCACTGCTGGAGGCTAAGAAAGGGGCAGCGCCTCTGTAGGCCTCTGGGCACCCAGGCAAACTCCCATATAGTCTCTGTATGTGTGACCAGCACAGCCAGGGACATGGCAGTGTTCCCCAGTGGTCAGGGAGCATGTGAGATGCTCTGCTAAAGGATCGACTCAGGGCCTGCGCTACTCCCCcagaaaaggaacaaacaaaaacaccagtcatgtttttttcttttaataagggGTTTTACTCAAAAGGGTAGCTTTGAAAATCTCTAGCTTGTTGTGAAACCAGAAAGCCAGGGGGCCGCCTATCCCGACACCGTGCGTGAGCCACGGCTGCAGTGTCTACGGCACTCCACTGCCATCACTGGAGTCAGTGCACCTCTCTGAAACAAAGCCAGCGTGAAAACCCAGGAGGACGCGAGGCCTACTTTGATTTAAGGTAAAGGACAAGTTTTTAATACAGcaaaacagaacacaaaaagtaaacaaatccTTAGAAATTactagatatatgtgtgtgtttatataattaGGATCATCATCAACATTTTAAGCCATTAAAAATCAGGTTGCCACCTTACCTTTTCTTTTGGTACTGGGGATATTCttgttaaggaaaaaaataaaagatttgccCAGACTCTTGTTTGTAACCACCTCACCCAGCTTTCTTTTCACTGTGCCTCACCCTCCACCATCCACTCGACACCCAGAGTCCAACCTCACTCCCTCGGCAGGAGCAGCGCCAGCACTCACTGTGGAGCGAGGAGAGCAGCGCTGCCCACAGCTGGTCTGCAGTCTCTCAAGGGCGCCTCCTCCCCTCTGCTGCTCTTCACTACTTTATTCCGCCCAGAAGCAAGATGGCAATCTTAATCAAAAAGGGAAGCTAGATCTTTATAATAACTTAAAAATCACTTTATATAAAGCAGCAAAACATATTTTCCTCTCTgcgaaaagaaaaatgttaacaaGGAACACGGTGATGTGGTGGGCTGTCTGCAACTTCTGCTCAACTGGATCCGTGAGCATCTCAGAGTCGCTCCTTCACCGCATCCATGCTTCCTGAAGACTCTTCCGTGTCTCCTGTCgtgttttcactctcttctgGGCTTAAGCTTTCATTTTCAGACCTGGTCCCATTAGGGATCAAGCTTTCCCCATTGACGAGCCCATTTTCGGCAGCCTTGACTTTGCTGACAGTCTCTGTGAGACTCAGAGACTCCTGTAcacctgcctcctcctccagctTTCTCAGGACCAGAGGGAGCCTCGAGTCCCCCACACCACCCTCCAACAGCCCCAGGTCACTCTCCTCGTATCTGGGCAGTGGCGCCCTCTCCTCCATGTGTTTGCGGTAGTACTCTCGGTTCATGGCTGCACTCTTCACTGCTTTTTCCAAAATCTCCTTCTCACCCAAGCGCAATTTGATGGCCATCGTGGCACGGACAGAGAGGTCagggtttttcaagacagtcttATCTTCCTGGGGGGGCGAGAGACATCAAGTTAATGACAAGAACTCTAAATTGTCGAAGCAGCACCAAGCTGCAGCTCAGCCTGAGAGGGTAAGGTGCTAACAGCTTTTAAACTGAGGCTTCACATCGCCGAATGACCCAACACTTCCAGCAAAACTGCAGCTGACTCAGGGCTCTTGTTACAGTAAGTCCGTACTCTCAAAACAGAGCTAAGGCCAAGTTAAATGGAGCCAACACAGAATGGAGGGCATCACTTGCGTTCATCTCTGTGATTGGAGCCCCATGTGGGCCTAGAGTGAaggctaaaaattaaaaaagaagagagaaacaagTCTTCCAGCCAGGCCTGGTGacagcctgtaatctcagctagTCAGGAGACTGTCAGCATGGTGATAAGTTCGAGGCCTGGATGACTTTAGTGACACTCTGTCTTGAAAATAGGACGGGGGTTTGGCTGTACGACAAGCCTCTGTATGCTGGTgcacaggagagagaaagagctgagggagggatgggggataGGAGGGGAAGAAAAGCTTATATTTGTGGTATCATGAATTAAAGATAGTTTTTAAAAGTACTAACTGTGTAAAATTTATCAAGTGCTATTAAAATCAACATGATAAACTGTGAAACACTGGCACCAAATAAGGAATGTCACATATACATTGCTGAGAATCAGAATGAAGGACTAGAAACATGCCAAGCATGATCTTCATTCATCTAATTACCTCAATTGTCgttttatatgtttttaaaagaagtgaGGCTCTATCTTCCAGAAATGTCCAAAGTTTGACCTCATTGTCCCAGCTGACAGGAAACTCCGAGTTCCCCAGAGTGAAGATCCTGTCAATGGCGCTGTCCCCTAGCAAGTGCTCTTTCAGCTCCTCTACAAGAGACACACATAGCAGTCAGTCGGGAAGGCAGCACAGCTCACTCTGACAAGCCGTCCGTCCTCTATGTCCCCCAGCACAGTCTTCCAGGCTCTCTGAGCAGAGGCACagctaagttccaggccaggaggTCAAGTGAGGCCTCCCTGAAAGGCAGTACTGACTCATGCCCAACTCAGAGAGGGACACTGAGAGCCTTGAGACAGGCTCGGAAGACTATGTCTGAAGACATCTATGGCCACACCCTCACTATGACAGAACTGTTCTTGCTAGCCCTGGAGTAaagacctcaccttaccaactgGTGTCAAGGACACCGAGGAGGAAGGAACAGCTCAGGTTGAGTCCTGGGTCCTTCTAGAGGTCCCAGCTtcaccacatggcagctcacaaccatctgtgcctctagttccaggatagtcaacgctttcttctggcctctgtggccactgcacacacatggtatgcagacaGACATAcgggcacacatacataaataagataaaataacatCTTAAAGATACTGGGAGCCACTGTCGTCCTGGTAACTACACACGTAAGCCAAAGATGGAGAAGCAAGTACATGGACTGTAGAAACCTGACTCAAAGAAAAGTGAGTCAGTCTCAGTCAGAGTCAGCCTGCCTGCCCCCCTcccagcttctctccctctccctcgctCGCTCTCAGCAATCTAaaccacacagaaacacagcctCTCAATACCTTACAGATCTGTGTAAGAAGAATAACTCAGCAATGGCTCTGAGCGttcctctcctgcccatcctGTTCAGTTCAACAAACACACCCAAGCTTCTTATGTAACTGTGAGACAGTCTCTCTTTCAGAGCTAAATGCCCTACAGCTGTCACTATTTACAATTCAAATCGGGAGCTGTGCTGCCAGCAAACCAAACTTTATTAGTATTAGTTGGAGTGGTTCACAGACTCCATCGATTGATTGTCTGTGACGACTGAGAAGacaaactgtcttctgagaagaaACTACAGAACAGCACCAAAcacaagagatttttaaaaagggcATGTTAtctgatgttttaaaaatgactaTCTAGTTCCAAGGTAAAATTCAGGCTTAACCTTTCATAGagataaagatatttaaaaaaaaaaaaaaaaaaaaaaaaagcttctttagaaacagaaatttctTTCCAGAAGTTTCCAGTTCTGAGCCACTGCCATCACTGTTCCTGGCCTCCCAGCGCCATGGCTGCAGACAAGCCATACAAAGCAGCCACTGGCCTGACCTAGACACCAAACCTTTCTTGTCCCTGTCATCCTTTCCCCAGAGGTTCCCGGGCCCAAGGTGGCCTGAGTCTCTCTTGCTGAGTAAGGGCAGTCCCCTGCCTGTGTCTACAGGGAATACCTCATCCTACTCTTCCCCCTACCTTCCCCCCACCATCACCACATGCAAATACACCAAGAATTGCCCCATGAATTCTATCAGTTGCACATCAGCAGGAACATGGGACTGTCTGGGACAGGGACTCTGGAAGTAGCTAGGTTGGCTCTGGGTCAAGGCCACCAGTCATTAGCTGAGCAGCCCTTTTCTCACTCTTCACACTCTGAACTGGAGACTCCACCAGCGTGATAGGAAGCACCTTACAAGGCAcaagataaaaacacaggaagCACCGTGTAGAACACTGGGCATGGCACAAGCTACAGGGACTGCCATTACCAGCGTTcctcccccgccccacccccctaGATTCCTTGCTCattaaatatagaagaaaataccACAGACCACCCTAGCCTGTACACAGAAAAGTTTCTGTGTGATGGAAGGTGCTTGCTCTTCAGGGACAGCTACCCTGTCTCACTCTGGTTCCCGATAGCTTCGTCTCTACTGTCTACACTCTAGGACTAAGTTCTTGTACACTCAGGCTTCCTGTCAAGCCCTGAACCCACAAGAGATGGGGACAGCAGGGACAGCCACCTATCCATGGCTGCAATGACTGCTTTAGCCAGCTGCACTTCCCTAACACTTAGGTGGCTTTGTTCtagaaaaacatttaactgttcagtaaatcATTTATTCTCTAGCCCAGCCATTCTGTGTAGGGTTGAAGGTAGTATAAAACAACAGGCCCCAGCACGGATGAAAGCCCCAGACCAGCAACTGGGCACACAGTCGAGGGTGTGAACAAAAGCTCGAGCTCACCAGGCCACTGGGCACAGCCGGCTCAGAGGACTTGTCCTAAGCAAGCAGAAAACTCAATACATGGATTTAGTCCTTCCTGCGTCTGAAACACGGAGTTGTGGCCAGGAACATTTTGTCTTATACAGGTGCTGTCTGCAGTATTTCTTACCATCCCAGGATGTTTGGACTCTTCAATCCCAGTGGACAACAGATTAGTTCTCTCTCCAATATTGCCACCTTCCCCTAccatcttaagaattttatctgTAATTTGAGCCACCTCCCCATGCTTTacaatttaagaagaaaaaaaaaactgtttttacCTTCAGTCATGCAGAATACTCGGAGAAAAGCTAGAAGCTGGGCAGAGATGGGTGGCTCAGTAAAATGCAATGCAAAAACACTGGATctgaaaacaacaaaatctgaggtCAGGCCCACAGTTCCTCCAGAGGAAGATGCCCGGGCCCTCACACAGCAGAGCTGAGCCTCACTACATGGTAGGCACGCACCTTGGAAAGCATGAAGCTGGTGGGTGGGGAAGCCCTGCCAGGCCCTGGCCACTCTTGCCAGCATGCCTGCTGCCTGACCTGACTCTGGGGTCACATCCTCACAGTGAGAGAATTAAACACACCCACAGTCCTTACGAACATTAACAGTAATTCATGTTGAGCTCACACTTTATCATTAATCAAATATTGACAAGCTCAATAAAAAAAAGTTCAGATAATCCATTTTCATTAAGAATGGTTCCTCTAGTCCCCGGAAAACTAATAAATCATAATTCTCATCTTCTTTACCACTTCACACCTCAAATgcaagaaaatttaaagaaactaACCAGAAATTCATGGAATCAGTGAGGATCATGACTTCATTACCGAAACTAATGGTGGcaaagaattaaacaaaacaaattgatCCATGTCGTTAGCCTTTTCAAGGTGAAAGACATTAATGACACCGGAGGGCTTCTTTAACCTGAGGACTGCAGGCCAGCTCCCCTGGAACTAGCTGCGAGTGCTAGCAACACCCTTCTACCTATCTGAAGCACTGGTAAACGACCACACGGCCAAGGTCTGGATCTGCTGTATAACGGGATAAAGGGGTTGAGACACACTACTGTGGAGAACTCTATTAACACACAGATTAAACACTACGTTATAGAAATACCACACGCACCAAAGGGAAGAGCCAAGCCAGGATATTCTCTACGTACGTTGGGATGCCAGCCCGAGCCAAGACCTCAGCCTTCATAGCGTAGAGCCTGTCACTTTTACTCACTCCAAGCTTTATTTTCACTCTGTCGTGTGAgttattgtcaaagaaaaaaccacTGTGGATCACAAACTCTGCATTTGACCGAGTGCCGTAAAAAATGTAAATCTAAGATGCGGTAGAGAAGAAATAGAAGGACATAAAACAAACTTAGTACGTGCTCTTCAAACAGAGCAGAGCAACAGGCTTAGTCCTCATGTATATTCACACTACTTTACACAGCAGACAGGCCTCCATAGTAACCACACATCTGCTCGGTAGAGCATGCTGCATGGAAGGTGTACGTGTGCAACCCTTCTAAGTCCCCAGACTCGTATCTAAGGAGAGTAAAGCCAAACACACATGTCTACTACGAGTAGGCAGGGGGAGAAGGGCCCAGGGACATACTGACCCCGGCCTGCTAAGCCTCTCCACACAGACTGCCCCTCTTAAACTGTACTTTAGAATGTACCGCGTCTTCCTTTCCTTCCAAAACAGGGGAACACTCTAGAATAGGCCTTTAAATTAACTTCTGTCAGAAGCCCACTTCCACAGCCTGTGCACTTTCACACTAACAGGGCTGTGAGTTTTCTGAAGGGCAGACCAAGTGGAAAGCGGTGTCTGTCTCTATTGGTTTTCTATTATGTGCTGGGTTGTAAAACTAATAATTACAGAGATTTGTAGATGTGTGTTTCAAATTGACTGGGAAATTTAACTGTGCCTCTACTCAAATTATTAGATAAAAAATATACACATCACAGTGAAAGTCTAAGAGGACAGGAATGATTGTTCTAAGTCCCTTAGGTTTTAGCAACCTAACCCCCATCTCTTTTAAATACCATCTCTTTATAAAGAAATGCAgcttatgaaaggaaacatttgtttCAGTATTATGTGACAAACTCTA is drawn from Rattus norvegicus strain BN/NHsdMcwi chromosome 6, GRCr8, whole genome shotgun sequence and contains these coding sequences:
- the Setd3 gene encoding actin-histidine N-methyltransferase isoform X2; translated protein: MTVESAKNSILGPLYSQDRILQAMGNIALAFHLLCERASPNSFWQPYIQTLPSEYDTPLYFEEEEVRCLQSTQAIHDVFSQYKNTARQYAYFYKVIQTHPHANKLPLKDSFTYEDYRWAVSSVMTRQNQIPTEDGSRVTLALIPLWDMCNHTNGLITTGYNLEDDRCECVALQDFQAGDQIYIFYGTRSNAEFVIHSGFFFDNNSHDRVKIKLGVSKSDRLYAMKAEVLARAGIPTSSVFALHFTEPPISAQLLAFLRVFCMTEEELKEHLLGDSAIDRIFTLGNSEFPVSWDNEVKLWTFLEDRASLLLKTYKTTIEEDKTVLKNPDLSVRATMAIKLRLGEKEILEKAVKSAAMNREYYRKHMEERAPLPRYEESDLGLLEGGVGDSRLPLVLRKLEEEAGVQESLSLTETVSKVKAAENGLVNGESLIPNGTRSENESLSPEESENTTGDTEESSGSMDAVKERL
- the Setd3 gene encoding actin-histidine N-methyltransferase isoform X1, producing MEGGSEDSLSVTFDGKREDYFPDLMKWASENGASVEGFEMVNFKEEGFGLRATRDIKAEELFLWVPRKLLMTVESAKNSILGPLYSQDRILQAMGNIALAFHLLCERASPNSFWQPYIQTLPSEYDTPLYFEEEEVRCLQSTQAIHDVFSQYKNTARQYAYFYKVIQTHPHANKLPLKDSFTYEDYRWAVSSVMTRQNQIPTEDGSRVTLALIPLWDMCNHTNGLITTGYNLEDDRCECVALQDFQAGDQIYIFYGTRSNAEFVIHSGFFFDNNSHDRVKIKLGVSKSDRLYAMKAEVLARAGIPTSSVFALHFTEPPISAQLLAFLRVFCMTEEELKEHLLGDSAIDRIFTLGNSEFPVSWDNEVKLWTFLEDRASLLLKTYKTTIEEDKTVLKNPDLSVRATMAIKLRLGEKEILEKAVKSAAMNREYYRKHMEERAPLPRYEESDLGLLEGGVGDSRLPLVLRKLEEEAGVQESLSLTETVSKVKAAENGLVNGESLIPNGTRSENESLSPEESENTTGDTEESSGSMDAVKERL